A stretch of the Lolium perenne isolate Kyuss_39 chromosome 3, Kyuss_2.0, whole genome shotgun sequence genome encodes the following:
- the LOC127342416 gene encoding probable glutathione S-transferase GSTU6, with translation MAEGGEELRLIGSWASPYVVRVQIALRLKGISYEFVEEDLKNKSELLLKSNPVHKKVPVLIHNGKPVCESSVIVQYIDEAFAGTGPALLPADPYERAVARFWAAFIEDTLLKASSQASSGKTEEEKTEGKEKAAAAIVTLEGGLRECSKGKPFFGGESAGYVDVILGGLLGWVRAIDAMQGVKTFDPSTTPLLAAWAERFGQLEQVEAVMPDVQRLTEYAYAKVMQAAAAAASTN, from the exons ATGGCCGAAGGAGGAGAGGAGCTGAGGCTGATCGGATCGTGGGCGAGCCCGTACGTTGTGCGAGTGCAGATCGCGCTCCGCCTCAAGGGCATCAGCTACGAGTTCGTGGAGGAGGACCTGAAGAACAAGAGCGAGCTGCTCCTCAAGTCCAACCCTGTCCACAAGAAGGTGCCGGTGCTGATCCACAACGGCAAGCCGGTCTGCGAGTCATCGGTCATCGTGCAGTACATCGACGAGGCCTTCGCCGGCACCGGCCCCGCCCTGCTCCCCGCCGACCCCTACGAACGGGCCGTCGCTCGCTTCTGGGCTGCCTTCATTGAGGACACG CTCCTGAAAGCGTCGAGCCAGGCTTCGAGCGGCAAGACGGAGGAGGAGAAGACGGAGGGGAAGGAGAAGGCGGCTGCTGCCATAGTGACCCTTGAGGGTGGCCTGAGAGAATGCTCCAAGGGGAAGCCTTTCTTCGGCGGCGAGAGCGCCGGTTATGTGGACGTCATCCTCGGCGGCCTCCTCGGGTGGGTGCGCGCCATTGATGCGATGCAGGGCGTCAAGACCTTCGACCCCTCCACGACCCCGCTCCTGGCCGCGTGGGCGGAGCGCTTCGGCCAACTGGAGCAGGTTGAAGCGGTCATGCCGGATGTGCAGAGGCTGACGGAGTATGCCTATGCCAAGGTGATGCAGGCTGCGGCGGCAGCTGCCTCGACCAACTGA